In the genome of Fulvivirga maritima, one region contains:
- a CDS encoding molybdopterin dinucleotide binding domain-containing protein, translating into MGLTQHKNAVDNIREVVNLLLLKGSIGKPGAGTCPVRGHSNVQGDRTVGIWEKLKPSFAQKLKGSFHFTPPEKDGYDVVNALKAMHEGKAKVFFAMGGNFLSATPDTEYTATALMNCDLTVQVSTKLNRSHLVHGKTAVILPCLGRTERDIQQSGQQFVSVENSTGVVHSSRGNKKPASDNLLSEPMIVAELAKHTLGEKSTVDWSEMVSNYDYIRDAIEMTCPGFEDYNERVREPGGFYLPNGAREAEFHTNTKKANFTINELADHQLREDQYLMMTIRSHDQYNTTIYGLHDRYRGIHYDRRVVLMNESDMLKAGIKPEQKVDLISKYDGVERLASSFLVIPYDIPTKCVATYFPEANVLVPYNQYAKKSNTPISKSVVIEIRRKI; encoded by the coding sequence ATGGGCCTTACTCAGCATAAAAATGCAGTGGATAACATACGTGAGGTGGTTAATTTACTTTTGCTTAAAGGTAGCATAGGTAAACCAGGTGCCGGAACTTGCCCGGTAAGAGGCCATAGTAATGTGCAGGGAGATAGAACAGTAGGCATTTGGGAAAAACTGAAGCCTTCATTTGCTCAAAAACTGAAAGGTTCTTTTCATTTTACTCCTCCGGAAAAAGATGGATATGATGTGGTCAATGCACTGAAGGCTATGCATGAAGGTAAAGCGAAGGTGTTTTTTGCTATGGGGGGGAACTTCCTTTCAGCTACACCTGATACGGAGTATACGGCTACGGCATTAATGAATTGTGATTTAACGGTGCAAGTATCTACTAAGCTGAATAGAAGTCATTTAGTGCATGGTAAAACAGCGGTTATATTGCCATGCTTGGGAAGAACCGAGCGTGATATACAGCAATCCGGTCAGCAGTTTGTTTCTGTAGAGAACTCTACAGGGGTGGTTCATAGCTCCAGGGGCAATAAAAAGCCTGCATCAGATAATTTACTCAGTGAGCCTATGATCGTGGCTGAGTTGGCTAAGCATACATTAGGAGAGAAAAGTACCGTAGATTGGTCTGAAATGGTTTCAAACTATGATTATATAAGAGATGCCATTGAAATGACCTGCCCGGGTTTTGAAGATTATAATGAAAGGGTGCGTGAGCCAGGTGGTTTTTATCTGCCAAATGGAGCAAGAGAAGCCGAATTTCATACCAATACTAAAAAGGCCAATTTTACTATTAATGAGTTAGCTGATCATCAATTGAGAGAAGATCAATATTTGATGATGACTATCAGGAGCCATGATCAGTATAATACTACTATTTACGGCCTGCATGACAGGTACAGAGGCATTCATTATGATAGGAGAGTGGTGCTGATGAATGAAAGCGATATGCTAAAGGCAGGCATAAAACCAGAGCAAAAAGTGGATCTGATCAGTAAGTATGATGGTGTTGAACGATTGGCCAGTAGTTTTTTAGTTATTCCCTATGATATACCTACTAAATGTGTGGCTACTTATTTTCCTGAAGCTAACGTGCTAGTGCCTTATAATCAATATGCTAAGAAAAGCAATACCCCTATATCTAAGTCTGTGGTGATAGAAATAAGGCGTAAAATTTAA
- a CDS encoding molybdopterin-dependent oxidoreductase, whose translation MDKKRVKAQPPEDHDNKLSYGRPPEVAAGIAAIKSSLKHVFGEVGIVGGTKALLKLNQFDGFDCPGCAWPDPDKHRSIAEFCENGAKAVAEEATKARVDAEFFASYSVQELSEWSDYEIGKSGRITDPMILKPGSSHYEPIAWNDAFQIIAKHLKTLPSPDEAIFYTSGRTSNEAAFLYQLFVRQYGTNNLPDCSNMCHESSGAGLSETVGIGKGSVKLEDFNLAEVIMIMGQNPGTNHPRMLTALEKAKQQGAKIVTINPLPEVGLMKFKHPQNVNDMLGGGSKITDYFLQVRINADVALLKALMIMLYQMEEENPGTVLDHQFIANKTAGYEEFKVDLLSHNLNELINQTGVSEQSIREVAELLAAKKEDYHLLGHGPYSA comes from the coding sequence ATGGATAAGAAAAGAGTAAAAGCACAGCCGCCAGAAGACCATGATAATAAATTGTCATATGGTCGTCCGCCTGAGGTAGCTGCAGGTATTGCAGCTATCAAGTCATCTTTAAAACATGTGTTTGGAGAGGTGGGCATAGTAGGAGGAACCAAAGCCTTGCTTAAGCTCAATCAGTTCGACGGTTTTGACTGTCCGGGCTGTGCCTGGCCTGATCCTGATAAGCACCGATCTATAGCCGAATTTTGTGAAAATGGAGCAAAAGCTGTCGCAGAGGAGGCTACTAAAGCCAGAGTAGATGCTGAATTCTTTGCTAGCTATTCTGTGCAGGAGCTTTCAGAATGGTCTGATTATGAAATCGGCAAGAGCGGCAGAATTACTGATCCCATGATTTTAAAGCCGGGCAGTAGTCACTACGAGCCTATAGCCTGGAATGATGCCTTTCAAATTATAGCTAAACATTTGAAAACTTTACCATCTCCTGATGAGGCTATATTTTACACTTCTGGCCGCACTAGTAATGAAGCGGCCTTTCTTTATCAATTATTTGTAAGGCAGTATGGTACTAATAATTTGCCTGACTGCTCTAATATGTGTCATGAATCCAGTGGTGCTGGCCTTTCAGAAACCGTAGGTATAGGTAAAGGCTCGGTGAAGTTGGAAGATTTTAATCTGGCTGAAGTGATTATGATTATGGGGCAAAACCCAGGAACGAATCACCCGAGAATGCTCACAGCGCTTGAAAAGGCAAAGCAACAAGGGGCTAAGATCGTTACTATAAATCCACTGCCTGAAGTAGGTCTTATGAAGTTCAAGCATCCTCAAAATGTAAATGATATGCTTGGTGGTGGCTCTAAGATCACTGATTACTTTTTGCAAGTAAGAATTAATGCTGATGTAGCCCTGTTAAAGGCATTGATGATTATGCTGTATCAAATGGAAGAAGAGAACCCCGGTACAGTACTCGATCATCAATTTATAGCTAATAAAACTGCTGGTTATGAAGAGTTTAAGGTTGACCTTCTGAGTCATAATTTAAATGAACTTATTAATCAGACTGGAGTAAGTGAGCAATCCATACGAGAAGTAGCTGAATTATTAGCTGCCAAAAAAGAAGATTATCATTTGTTGGGCCATGGGCCTTACTCAGCATAA
- a CDS encoding DUF7009 family protein: MKIRIKGNSLRFRLSQSEVGIMQKERMVSDSIDFGDRKLIYGMEVTDNDDISVDFNGSFITVKVPEKTLSDWVNTEEVGFTTQIPLPQGDTLKVLVEKDFQCLKAREGENEEDLYKNPMAK; this comes from the coding sequence ATGAAAATTAGAATTAAAGGAAACTCTTTGAGATTTAGGCTTTCGCAAAGTGAAGTAGGTATTATGCAAAAGGAGCGGATGGTGAGTGATAGCATTGACTTTGGTGATAGGAAGTTGATTTACGGGATGGAGGTGACGGATAATGATGACATATCTGTAGATTTTAATGGCTCTTTTATCACTGTAAAGGTGCCTGAAAAAACGTTAAGCGACTGGGTGAATACGGAAGAGGTGGGTTTTACTACTCAAATACCTTTGCCTCAGGGAGATACGCTTAAGGTGTTAGTAGAGAAGGATTTTCAGTGCCTAAAAGCCAGGGAAGGAGAAAATGAAGAAGATCTTTATAAAAATCCTATGGCAAAATAA
- a CDS encoding PKD domain-containing protein has protein sequence MKKLLAIIIAASTLMLSCSDDDDETPLVADFSASIVGESPNAELVIINNSTGASSYSWEFSEGASVATSTDQTPSEITIDKAGNFEITLTAISGSNEDQSTTTLSINGNSAILEFSDVEFGIEEGDATYGRFFSIEDGVVYTDSQISEENGASVNITFGSFGSSVNFFESPASSNFYIPNATETYFINYQSEVIMTADDFDAMDDDEELSEFTVTQDDGEGFSSNSIPNVILFQTEAGRKGAIKTKNRDSERLLVDIKVQKY, from the coding sequence ATGAAAAAATTACTAGCGATAATCATTGCAGCAAGTACGCTAATGCTATCATGTTCAGATGATGATGACGAAACTCCACTTGTCGCCGATTTCTCAGCCTCCATAGTCGGAGAATCTCCTAACGCAGAACTGGTTATCATCAACAATTCTACAGGGGCCTCTTCTTATAGCTGGGAGTTTTCTGAGGGAGCATCTGTTGCAACTTCTACAGACCAGACCCCTTCCGAAATAACAATTGACAAAGCAGGAAATTTTGAAATCACTCTGACTGCGATAAGTGGGAGTAATGAAGACCAATCTACAACTACTCTATCTATTAATGGCAACAGTGCCATATTAGAGTTTAGTGACGTTGAATTTGGTATAGAAGAAGGAGATGCAACTTACGGAAGGTTCTTTTCTATTGAAGACGGGGTAGTTTATACTGACAGTCAAATTTCGGAAGAAAACGGAGCTTCTGTAAACATTACTTTTGGTAGTTTCGGTTCTTCTGTAAACTTTTTTGAAAGTCCTGCTTCCTCAAATTTCTATATTCCTAATGCCACAGAAACCTATTTCATAAATTATCAATCTGAAGTTATTATGACTGCGGATGATTTTGATGCAATGGATGATGATGAAGAGTTATCTGAATTTACAGTTACTCAAGATGATGGAGAAGGCTTCAGCAGCAACTCTATACCCAATGTCATTTTATTCCAAACTGAAGCAGGAAGAAAAGGTGCAATAAAAACCAAGAACCGTGATAGCGAGCGACTTTTAGTAGATATTAAAGTACAGAAGTACTAA